A genome region from Leishmania mexicana MHOM/GT/2001/U1103 complete genome, chromosome 28 includes the following:
- a CDS encoding putative prenyltransferase: MLRRTPFWPKVTRSWTKSSISAATAHFPDAVRADPASSRTGSTSAKESRSWKLGDDTVKAEKLPKHLQLAVRKLQLYGDLVRFSRPVGWQLLVIPCYWGSSLAVTRALVWEGADPVALCAPLIPLHLFVQFLLGAYLMRSVGCIVNDMWDRKFDRMVERTAQRPLACGAISMTEASAVLLLHLSVAGVIALNLSPAALQACVAITPVWLLYPFMKRITYAPQLFLGLCFNWGIFVGYAAVLGRVDMAVCLPIYCGAVIWTILYDTIYAYQDRLDDLKCGVKSTAIWIGERKYILNAMVAPIGASMLIGGFLASQSLPYYIGIILCMYHLHSIVDDVNIYDSWSCAQGFKRNVRLGMYVFLAMCLGNLCWAFASEHEAELDKNTDSAPKSSMLSRFLFLDQEARGPTYTKGSFNWADRFMHPAFVQAESAKAAGATEAPPIPAWMRREYFWQNVSAILLFCGVAEDTVAAWSTFSYEWMDHYNMFSKASP; the protein is encoded by the coding sequence ATGCTTCGACGGACCCCGTTCTGGCCGAAAGTAACCCGCTCGTGGACGAAGTCTTCGATCAGCGCTGCAACGGCACACTTTCCTGACGCTGTCCGCGCAGACCCCGCCTCGTCCCGCACCGGATCGACCTCAGCAAAGGAGTCGCGCAGCTGGAAGCTTGGCGATGACACCGTCAAGGCAGAGAAGCTCCCAAAGCACTTGCAGCTTGCCGTGCGTAAGCTGCAGCTCTACGGCGACCTTGTTCGTTTTAGCCGACCGGTTGGCTGGCAGCTCCTTGTCATCCCTTGCTACTGGGGCTCCTCTTTGGCAGTGACGCGGGCGCTTGTCTGGGAAGGGGCGGACCCGGTGGCGCTCTGCGCCCCGCTCATTCCCCTTCACTTGTTCGTCCAGTTCTTGCTCGGCGCCTACCTCATGCGCAGCGTAGGGTGCATCGTAAACGACATGTGGGACCGCAAGTTTGATCGCATGGTCGAGCGCACCGCGCAGCGCCCACTCGCCTGTGGCGCCATATCCATGACAGAGGCCTCCGCGGTCCTTCTCTTGCACCTCTCTGTGGCCGGCGTGATCGCGCTCAACCTCTCGCCGGCGGCCCtgcaggcgtgcgtggccATCACGCCGGTATGGTTGTTGTACCCCTTCATGAAGCGCATCACTTACGCCCCACAGCTCTTCTTGGGTCTGTGCTTTAACTGGGGCATCTTCGTCGGCtacgcggcggtgctggggcGTGTCGACATGGCCGTGTGTCTGCCAATCTATTGCGGCGCCGTGATATGGACCATCTTGTACGACACCATCTACGCCTACCAGGACCGCCTCGACGACCTCAAATGCGGCGTCAAGAGCACTGCTATTTGGATTGGGGAGCGCAAGTACATTCTGAATGCCATGGTGGCGCCCATCGGAGCGAGCATGCTCATCGGTGGCTTTCTGGCGTCGCAGTCCTTGCCCTACTACATCGGGATCATATTGTGCATGTACCACCTGCACTCCATTGTGGACGACGTAAACATCTACGACAGCTGGTCCTGCGCGCAGGGGTTCAAGCGCAACGTGCGACTCGGCATGTACGTCTTTCTGGCGATGTGCCTTGGCAACCTCTGCTGGGCTTTCGCGTCCGAGCACGAGGCGGAGCTCGACAAGAACACCGACAGCGCCCCGAAGAGCTCGATGCTCTCGCGCTTTCTGTTCCTCGATCAGGAGGCGCGCGGGCCAACTTACACAAAAGGCAGTTTCAACTGGGCAGACCGCTTTATGCATCCGGCGTTTGTGCAGGCGGAGAGCGCCAAGGCTGCCGGTGCCACTGAGGCACCGCCAATTCCAGCCTGGATGCGGCGTGAGTACTTTTGGCAGAACGTTTCGGCcatcctcctcttctgcggCGTGGCGGAAGACACGGTGGCAGCGTGGTCGACGTTCTCATACGAGTGGATGGACCACTACAACATGTTCTCGAAAGCATCCCCGTAG
- a CDS encoding haloacid dehalogenase-like hydrolase-like protein, translating to MAGPFRYVITDMDGTLLSPDHFVSDYTRDTLKTLVHEHGVTLILATGRSYADVRIIADNIKKYIWGDGTAVPGTQAPASPSRAPVIYLVTSNGATVHNGVTHEVVSRTSIDPAVAEKLLQLLPSDEKVVNTNAYQSDDWVCRIDWPEMMAASKESGIRFIHVPQPLPSSSCALGSAAASPDTAARGIAIGDYTGISKIFFITDDAVRLSSLADEVRAIDEAHGGPPLSLTFSTLDCMDIMANGVTKGEALKKLFGAILPSRDGVDVVADALAHAIAFGDGLNDADMLTSVGKGCVMGNANPKLIAQHQELEVILTSAEDGVAKKLRSVFHLPL from the coding sequence ATGGCAGGCCCGTTTCGCTACGTCATCACCGACATGGACGGTACGCTGCTGTCACCGGACCATTTCGTGAGCGACTACACCCGCGACACGCTCAAGACGCTCGTGCATGAACACGGCGTAACACTCATCTTGGCGACCGGCCGCAGCTATGCCGATGTGCGAATCATCGCTGACAACATCAAGAAGTACATCTGGGGCGATGGCACGGCAGTGCCCGGAACGCAGGCGCCTGCGAGCCCATCGAGGGCCCCGGTCATCTACCTCGTCACCTCCAATGGCGCTACGGTGCACAACGGTGTCACACACGAAGTCGTATCCCGGACCTCCATCGATCCTGCAGTGGCGGAGAAGCTGCTCCAGCTTCTGCCCAGCGACGAGAAAGTTGTGAACACGAACGCCTATCAGAGTGATGACTGGGTGTGCCGCATCGACTGGCCGGAAATGATGGCTGCTAGCAAGGAGAGTGGCATTCGCTTTATTCATGTACCGCAGCCGCTACCGTCGTCGAGCTGCGCACTAGgctcagctgcagcatcgcctgacacagcagcgcgcggcaTTGCCATCGGCGACTACACGGGTATTTCCAAGATCTTCTTCATCACCGACGACGCGGTGCGTCTGTCGTCACTAGCGGACGAGGTGCGCGCCATCGACGAAGCCCACGGTGGCCCACCGTTGTCGCTGACCTTCTCGACGTTGGACTGCATGGACATCATGGCGAATGGCGTGACGAAAGGCGAGGCGCTGAAGAAGCTCTTTGGCGCTATCCTACCGTCCAGGGACGGAgtcgacgtcgtcgccgacgcTCTCGCGCACGCCATCGCGTTTGGCGACGGCCTCAACGATGCCGATATGCTCACGTCAGTCGGCAAAGGGTGTGTCATGGGCAATGCGAACCCAAAGCTGATTGCGCAGCAccaggagctggaggtgaTTCTCACCAGCGCTGAAGATGGAGTGGCAAAGAAGCTGCGAAGCGTGTTTCATCTTCCGCTGTAA